The following are encoded together in the Halopiger aswanensis genome:
- a CDS encoding sulfatase family protein has product MAQPQQQPNVVLIHCHDLGKYVGCYGAAVDTPRIDAFAADGVRFDRHFVTAPQCSPSRSSLMTGRHPHQNGMLGLAHAGWEIDEDEQLLPELLGAAGYETHLFGLQHITEYPDRLGYDRIHSENSLTTDGPPSVHESARAREVADDFADTLAAGDLETPFFASIGFFEVHRMEEADGFGFADDRYDTPDPDDVDPLAFLPDDPGIRSDISQIQGMVGAIDDGVGSVLDALEDAGLTDETLVVFTTEHGLAMPRAKGTCFDPGIEAAFAVRYPDGFDGGRVEDALVSNVDVFATLLEIADAPQPEKEIAGESFASLLFEDGTYEPRDRIFAGMTWHDRYNPVRAIRTDRWKYIRNFWNLPDVYLTNDIYCSDAGREVRDEFYDEQRSHEELYDLENDPLERENLIADDGSDDPAVAEVHERLRRELGDWMAATGDPLLEEPVLPNDVDDAHPWTEDGRR; this is encoded by the coding sequence ATGGCTCAGCCCCAGCAACAGCCCAACGTCGTTCTGATTCACTGCCACGACCTCGGAAAGTACGTGGGCTGTTACGGCGCGGCCGTCGACACGCCCCGGATCGACGCGTTCGCGGCCGACGGCGTCCGGTTCGATCGCCACTTCGTGACCGCGCCCCAGTGTTCGCCGAGCCGCTCGAGTCTGATGACCGGGCGCCACCCTCACCAGAACGGGATGCTGGGGCTCGCACACGCCGGCTGGGAGATCGACGAGGACGAGCAGCTGCTTCCCGAACTGCTCGGCGCGGCGGGGTACGAGACCCACCTCTTCGGACTCCAGCACATCACCGAGTACCCCGACCGGCTGGGCTACGACCGGATTCACTCGGAGAACTCCCTGACCACGGACGGACCGCCGTCCGTCCACGAGTCGGCCCGCGCTCGAGAGGTCGCCGACGACTTCGCCGACACGCTGGCGGCCGGTGACCTCGAGACACCGTTTTTCGCCTCCATCGGTTTCTTCGAGGTCCACCGCATGGAGGAGGCCGACGGGTTCGGCTTCGCGGACGACCGCTACGACACGCCCGATCCCGACGACGTCGACCCGCTCGCGTTCCTCCCGGACGACCCCGGTATCCGGTCCGACATTTCCCAGATCCAGGGGATGGTCGGAGCGATCGACGACGGCGTCGGGAGCGTCCTCGACGCGCTCGAGGACGCGGGGCTGACCGACGAGACGCTCGTCGTCTTCACGACCGAACACGGGCTCGCGATGCCCCGGGCTAAGGGGACCTGTTTCGATCCCGGGATCGAGGCCGCGTTCGCGGTTCGCTATCCGGACGGGTTCGACGGCGGGCGGGTCGAGGACGCCCTCGTGAGCAACGTCGACGTCTTCGCGACCCTGCTCGAGATCGCGGACGCGCCCCAGCCCGAGAAGGAGATCGCCGGCGAGAGTTTCGCCTCGCTCCTGTTCGAGGACGGGACGTACGAGCCCCGCGATCGAATCTTCGCCGGCATGACCTGGCACGACCGCTACAACCCGGTCCGAGCGATCAGAACCGACCGCTGGAAGTACATCCGGAATTTCTGGAACCTCCCGGACGTCTACCTGACGAACGACATCTACTGCAGCGACGCCGGCCGCGAGGTCCGCGACGAGTTCTACGACGAGCAGCGATCCCACGAGGAACTGTACGACCTCGAGAACGATCCGCTCGAGCGGGAGAACCTGATCGCGGACGACGGCTCGGACGACCCTGCGGTCGCGGAGGTACACGAGCGTCTCCGAAGAGAGTTGGGGGACTGGATGGCGGCGACCGGCGATCCGCTCCTCGAGGAACCCGTGCTGCCGAACGACGTGGACGATGCGCACCCGTGGACGGAGGACGGCCGACGCTGA
- a CDS encoding sulfatase, with amino-acid sequence MDESNGSESTSHSTVQNVVLVVLDTARAKSIGERTTPTLSRLAAEGTAFDNAFAAAPWTLPSHASMFTGTYPSEHGTHGDHLFLDDELRTLPEAFAENGVQTIGVSNNTWITEEFGFDRGFDDLRKGWQYIQSDADMGAVVRGEDLREKLAATRERLFDGNPAVNAANILYSEVFQPAGDDGSDRSTTWIRNWLTERDDEPFFLFCNFIEPHVEYDPPREYAAEFLPDGASYEEATSIRQDPRAYDCEDYDISEREFAMLRGLYRAELAYVDDQIAALRSALEEAGEWEDTLFVVCGDHGEHVGEHGFFGHQYNLYDTLINVPLVLHGGPFTDGGRRRELVQLIDLPDTLLETAGIDDPELREQSSGRSLHPESDAERREAVFAEYAAPQPSIERLEARFGEIPDRVREYDRRLRAVRTREYKYVRGDDGFERLHHLETDPREQTDVSDAEPDVVERMREHLESRFEPLTKPDADEAGTEDVDIREGTKDRLADLGYL; translated from the coding sequence ATGGACGAGTCTAACGGAAGTGAATCGACGTCACATTCGACCGTTCAGAACGTCGTTCTCGTCGTTCTCGATACGGCCCGGGCGAAAAGTATCGGCGAGCGGACGACTCCGACGCTGTCTCGACTCGCGGCGGAGGGAACCGCCTTCGACAACGCCTTCGCGGCCGCGCCGTGGACGCTGCCGTCCCACGCCTCGATGTTTACCGGGACCTACCCGTCCGAGCACGGGACCCACGGCGATCACCTCTTTCTCGACGACGAGCTCCGGACCCTCCCCGAAGCGTTCGCCGAGAACGGCGTTCAGACGATCGGCGTTTCGAACAACACCTGGATCACCGAGGAGTTCGGTTTCGACCGCGGGTTCGACGATCTCCGCAAGGGCTGGCAGTACATCCAGTCCGACGCGGACATGGGCGCCGTCGTCCGCGGCGAGGACCTCCGGGAGAAGCTCGCCGCGACCCGCGAGCGGCTGTTCGACGGCAATCCGGCCGTCAACGCGGCCAACATCCTCTACAGCGAGGTCTTCCAGCCCGCCGGCGACGACGGCTCCGATCGCTCGACGACCTGGATCCGCAACTGGCTTACCGAGCGGGACGACGAGCCCTTCTTTCTGTTCTGTAACTTCATCGAACCCCACGTCGAGTACGATCCGCCCCGCGAGTACGCCGCCGAGTTCCTCCCCGACGGCGCGAGCTACGAGGAAGCGACGTCGATCAGGCAGGATCCCCGCGCCTACGACTGCGAGGATTACGACATCTCCGAGCGGGAGTTCGCCATGCTGCGCGGGCTCTATCGAGCCGAACTCGCCTACGTCGACGACCAGATCGCCGCGCTCCGGTCGGCTCTCGAGGAAGCCGGCGAGTGGGAGGATACCCTGTTCGTGGTCTGTGGCGACCACGGCGAACACGTCGGCGAGCACGGCTTCTTCGGTCACCAGTACAACCTCTACGACACGCTGATCAACGTCCCGCTGGTGCTCCACGGCGGCCCGTTCACCGACGGCGGTCGCCGGCGAGAGTTAGTCCAGCTGATCGACCTGCCCGACACACTGCTCGAGACGGCCGGCATCGACGATCCGGAGCTGCGCGAGCAGAGTTCGGGTCGATCGCTCCACCCCGAGTCCGACGCCGAGCGTCGCGAGGCCGTCTTCGCGGAGTACGCCGCTCCGCAGCCCTCGATCGAGCGCCTCGAGGCGCGCTTCGGGGAGATTCCGGATCGGGTCCGCGAGTACGACCGCCGACTGCGCGCCGTCCGGACCCGCGAGTACAAGTACGTCCGCGGGGACGACGGTTTCGAGCGCCTGCACCACCTCGAGACCGATCCGCGAGAACAAACTGACGTCTCGGACGCCGAACCCGACGTCGTCGAGCGAATGCGCGAGCACCTCGAGAGCCGATTCGAGCCGCTCACGAAACCGGACGCGGACGAGGCGGGGACCGAAGACGTCGACATCCGGGAGGGGACGAAGGATCGGCTGGCCGATTTAGGCTACCTCTGA
- a CDS encoding Hsp20/alpha crystallin family protein: protein MSSVPTTTSAFPTQRTYDRSTGELTIAVDALPASIDDVTVAVGSSRLRIRIEHHGRVYDRTETPPRADRAFASDGTAVYNNGVLTVTVATTRDSR, encoded by the coding sequence GTGTCTTCCGTTCCCACGACTACATCGGCGTTTCCGACCCAGCGGACGTACGACCGATCGACCGGTGAGTTGACGATCGCCGTCGACGCCCTCCCGGCGTCGATCGACGACGTGACCGTCGCGGTCGGCTCGAGTCGGCTCCGGATCCGCATCGAGCACCACGGCCGCGTCTACGATCGGACGGAGACGCCGCCGCGGGCCGACCGCGCGTTCGCGTCCGACGGGACGGCCGTCTACAACAACGGCGTTCTTACCGTCACCGTCGCGACGACGCGGGACTCGCGGTAG
- a CDS encoding putative sodium/potassium/calcium exchanger: protein MSTHEGNSAVADDGFVPFFRRYTKTWVHAVATAGLTAFGTLTFVNRWFAVLALGSYVVPPVVLYLSGGLGATRDNRPHSERADDGGSTGAQSAAERRSDRDREEPSLEESPSAGKRDVEARQTEEIESERASADETATASAESETEAPPATDDPRASNETPARGDEDGEDADEHDGEWRPVDVPATETLFDAVVTEAGDAYAVGSGGCVVADRGQGWTTVLEAGPAAQDNDLRGIDATADGEAVWVAGDSGAVGRIDAETGRHTDHTAPADLTDNLLGLAVGGSAGDETVLLINGSGAVLRGRYAGGSNAGSDGAPLEWDEPVKPGSGSSLAGIALADDAVGYCCDTNDGVFETTDGGRSFARIGLEGADGTLEDIATGGPDDCLVSADDGVVHRYGGASGTGTGTGTWTPERVADVALPGLARRGNRTVACGADGAIHERTAETASWERIETDADATLLGVSIGADRAVAVGEEGTVLERRF, encoded by the coding sequence ATGTCCACGCACGAGGGCAACTCGGCGGTCGCCGACGACGGGTTCGTCCCCTTCTTTCGCCGCTACACGAAGACGTGGGTCCACGCCGTCGCGACGGCCGGGCTTACGGCGTTCGGGACGCTGACGTTCGTCAACCGCTGGTTCGCCGTCCTCGCGCTCGGCTCCTACGTCGTGCCGCCCGTAGTGCTCTACCTCTCTGGCGGGCTCGGCGCGACTCGAGACAACCGACCGCACAGCGAACGGGCCGACGACGGTGGAAGTACCGGCGCCCAATCAGCCGCTGAACGGAGATCCGACCGGGACCGCGAGGAACCATCGCTCGAGGAATCCCCCTCTGCCGGCAAGCGCGATGTCGAGGCCCGTCAAACCGAAGAAATCGAGAGCGAGAGAGCGAGCGCCGACGAGACCGCGACTGCATCCGCCGAATCCGAGACCGAAGCGCCGCCGGCAACCGACGACCCGCGGGCGTCAAACGAAACGCCCGCTCGAGGCGACGAAGATGGCGAAGACGCCGACGAACACGACGGGGAGTGGCGACCCGTCGACGTCCCGGCGACCGAAACGCTGTTCGACGCGGTCGTCACCGAGGCCGGCGACGCGTACGCGGTCGGCAGCGGCGGCTGCGTCGTCGCGGACCGCGGGCAGGGGTGGACGACCGTCCTCGAGGCCGGCCCCGCCGCGCAGGACAACGACCTGCGGGGTATCGACGCAACCGCCGACGGCGAAGCGGTATGGGTCGCCGGCGACAGCGGCGCGGTCGGCCGGATCGACGCCGAGACGGGCCGCCACACCGATCACACGGCGCCCGCCGATCTGACCGACAACCTGCTCGGGCTCGCCGTCGGCGGATCGGCCGGCGACGAGACCGTGTTACTGATCAACGGCTCCGGCGCGGTGCTCAGGGGCCGGTACGCAGGCGGAAGCAACGCCGGAAGCGACGGGGCGCCTCTCGAGTGGGACGAGCCGGTCAAACCCGGCAGCGGCTCCAGCCTGGCGGGCATCGCGCTCGCCGACGACGCGGTCGGCTACTGCTGCGACACCAACGACGGCGTCTTCGAGACCACGGACGGCGGCCGGTCGTTCGCTCGAATCGGCCTCGAGGGCGCCGACGGGACGCTCGAGGATATCGCGACGGGCGGCCCGGACGACTGTCTGGTGAGCGCGGACGACGGCGTCGTCCACCGGTATGGCGGCGCGTCAGGAACAGGAACAGGAACGGGAACGTGGACGCCCGAACGGGTCGCGGACGTCGCACTACCGGGGCTCGCGCGCCGCGGGAATCGGACGGTCGCCTGCGGCGCTGACGGCGCGATCCACGAGCGCACCGCGGAGACGGCGTCGTGGGAGCGGATCGAAACCGACGCAGATGCGACGCTGCTGGGCGTTTCGATCGGCGCCGACCGCGCCGTCGCCGTCGGCGAGGAGGGAACGGTGCTCGAGCGGCGGTTCTAA
- a CDS encoding cupin domain-containing protein yields METVSIDDLEPEPDDEELHTDRRDIAAPLNADHVAIVRYVLEPGERFSGSVHAHADQEEVFVVLEGEATFEIGGVASESDSEPETREVAVGENEAIRFAPGEFQSGRNAADEQLVALALGAPRESEDVRISQIPVLDDRSVDCPDCGRDNMRISRREDVDFECPDCDATLSLEAE; encoded by the coding sequence ATGGAGACCGTCTCGATCGACGACCTCGAGCCCGAGCCCGACGACGAGGAGTTGCACACTGACCGGCGCGATATCGCCGCGCCGCTGAACGCCGACCACGTCGCGATCGTCCGGTACGTTCTCGAACCCGGCGAGCGGTTCAGCGGCTCCGTCCACGCTCACGCGGATCAGGAGGAGGTGTTCGTCGTGCTCGAGGGGGAGGCGACGTTCGAGATCGGTGGGGTTGCATCCGAATCCGACTCCGAACCTGAAACCCGAGAGGTCGCCGTCGGCGAAAACGAGGCCATTCGATTCGCGCCGGGCGAGTTCCAGTCCGGCCGCAACGCCGCCGACGAGCAACTGGTCGCACTCGCGCTCGGCGCACCCCGCGAAAGCGAGGACGTTCGCATCTCACAGATTCCGGTGCTGGACGACCGGAGCGTCGACTGTCCGGACTGCGGCCGCGACAACATGCGCATCTCGCGTCGCGAGGATGTCGACTTCGAGTGTCCCGATTGCGACGCGACGCTGTCCCTCGAGGCCGAGTGA
- a CDS encoding HpcH/HpaI aldolase family protein yields MAMSPRTNVLRQTLEADEVALGVLENTYSPTLVEFYGELGLDFVWIDLEHAGPSPFDGGRMEELLRAADVSGTELLVRLPEPDPGMVRKTLDAGARNVFVSRIETAEEVRRAVEAARFTYDGEPGKRGFAAPRASRWGTTDDYAATEDEEIVVGVTIENPTAVENLEEILSVPELGFVFAGPLDLAVSTGHPGEPTHDDVEEHVDEIRERALEAGVPLGGLGFGMDDVNEKAEAGYQILNLGSTTGALQGVVRSWFNEYEGER; encoded by the coding sequence ATGGCGATGTCACCGCGAACGAACGTACTCCGACAGACCCTCGAGGCCGACGAGGTCGCGCTCGGCGTCCTCGAGAACACCTACTCCCCGACGCTGGTCGAGTTCTACGGCGAACTCGGCCTCGATTTCGTCTGGATCGACCTCGAGCACGCCGGCCCGAGTCCGTTCGACGGCGGGCGCATGGAGGAGTTGCTCCGAGCGGCGGACGTTTCCGGCACGGAACTGCTCGTGCGCCTGCCCGAGCCCGATCCGGGGATGGTCCGGAAGACGCTGGACGCGGGCGCCCGAAACGTGTTCGTCTCGCGGATCGAGACGGCCGAGGAGGTCCGGCGGGCCGTCGAGGCCGCGCGGTTCACCTACGACGGCGAACCCGGCAAGCGCGGCTTCGCCGCGCCCCGCGCGAGTCGGTGGGGGACGACCGACGATTACGCGGCGACGGAAGACGAGGAGATCGTCGTCGGCGTCACGATCGAGAACCCGACGGCGGTCGAGAACCTCGAGGAGATTCTGTCGGTCCCCGAACTCGGCTTCGTCTTCGCCGGCCCGCTCGACCTCGCGGTCTCGACGGGCCATCCCGGCGAGCCGACCCACGACGACGTCGAGGAACACGTCGACGAGATCCGCGAGCGGGCGCTCGAGGCCGGCGTCCCCCTCGGCGGGCTCGGATTCGGCATGGACGACGTCAACGAGAAGGCCGAAGCGGGCTACCAGATCCTGAATCTGGGGAGCACGACTGGCGCGCTGCAGGGCGTCGTCCGTTCGTGGTTCAACGAGTACGAGGGCGAACGGTAG
- a CDS encoding lipase maturation factor family protein: MLHGEGFWLVRFLFQRGLALLYLLAFLVAAFQFRPLAGENGLLPLERYVEGVSFRDRPSLFYFYPSDRVIGLAAWTGVALSVLALLAAPYWPIVPDAYATPASMVLWAALWALYLSFVNAGQVFYGYGWESMLLETGFLAVFLGAGSAAPPVVVLVLLQWVLFRNMFGAGLIKLRGDECWRDLSCMDYHYETQPIPNPLSWFAHHLPDRFHRVETFGNHVVELLIPFLYFAPQPWSSVAGAATIGFMGWLVLTGNFAWLNALTIVLAVATFSDGVLEAVFLLQQPIAAPEATATPLYLEVLSILLAVFVLALSVRPARNMLSRSQTMNTAFDPLHLVNTYGAFGSITRDRYEVVIEGTTDDEISEDTEWREYRFKGKPTDPERRPPQIAPYHLRLDWQLWFAAMSPSPRRPWFLRLLEKLLEGDDAVRGLLAADPFAETGETPEYVRAIRYRYRYTTPEERAETGRWWHRERVGIYVSAVSSSEVRLRRRPLR; the protein is encoded by the coding sequence ATGCTCCACGGCGAGGGGTTCTGGCTCGTCCGCTTCCTGTTCCAGCGGGGACTCGCCCTGCTGTACCTGCTGGCCTTCCTCGTCGCCGCCTTCCAGTTCCGGCCGCTGGCCGGCGAGAACGGCCTGCTGCCCCTCGAGCGGTACGTCGAGGGCGTCTCGTTCCGGGATCGGCCGAGCCTCTTCTATTTTTATCCGAGCGACCGGGTCATCGGTCTCGCGGCCTGGACCGGCGTCGCGCTCTCTGTGCTGGCGCTGCTGGCCGCGCCGTACTGGCCGATCGTGCCCGACGCCTACGCGACGCCCGCCTCGATGGTGCTGTGGGCCGCGCTGTGGGCGCTGTACCTCTCGTTCGTCAACGCCGGGCAGGTCTTCTACGGCTACGGCTGGGAGTCGATGCTGCTCGAGACCGGCTTCCTGGCGGTCTTTCTGGGCGCCGGGAGCGCGGCGCCGCCGGTCGTCGTGCTCGTCCTCCTCCAGTGGGTGCTCTTTCGCAATATGTTCGGCGCGGGGCTGATCAAGCTCCGCGGGGACGAGTGCTGGCGCGACCTGAGTTGCATGGACTACCACTACGAGACTCAGCCGATTCCGAACCCACTCAGCTGGTTCGCCCACCACCTTCCGGATCGGTTCCACCGCGTAGAGACGTTCGGGAACCACGTCGTCGAGCTCCTGATCCCGTTTCTCTACTTCGCGCCCCAGCCCTGGTCGTCCGTTGCGGGCGCCGCAACGATCGGCTTCATGGGCTGGCTCGTGCTCACCGGTAACTTCGCGTGGCTGAACGCGCTCACGATCGTCCTCGCCGTCGCGACCTTCAGCGACGGCGTCCTCGAGGCCGTGTTCCTACTCCAGCAGCCGATCGCCGCACCCGAGGCGACCGCGACGCCCCTGTACCTCGAGGTGCTTTCGATCCTGCTCGCGGTGTTCGTCCTCGCGCTGAGCGTGCGACCGGCGCGGAACATGCTCTCGCGGAGCCAGACGATGAACACGGCGTTCGATCCGCTGCATTTGGTCAACACCTACGGCGCGTTCGGCTCGATCACCCGCGACCGCTACGAGGTCGTGATCGAGGGGACGACCGACGACGAAATTAGCGAGGACACCGAGTGGCGCGAGTATCGGTTCAAGGGGAAGCCGACCGACCCCGAGCGCCGGCCGCCTCAGATCGCCCCCTACCACCTGCGGCTCGACTGGCAGCTCTGGTTCGCCGCGATGAGCCCGTCGCCGCGGCGCCCGTGGTTTCTGCGCCTGCTCGAGAAGCTGCTCGAGGGCGACGACGCCGTACGGGGACTACTCGCCGCGGATCCGTTCGCGGAGACGGGCGAGACGCCCGAATACGTGCGCGCAATTCGCTACCGCTATCGGTACACGACGCCCGAGGAACGGGCCGAAACCGGACGCTGGTGGCACCGAGAGCGCGTCGGCATCTACGTCTCCGCGGTTTCGTCGTCCGAGGTGCGACTGCGCCGACGGCCGCTTCGGTGA
- a CDS encoding DCC1-like thiol-disulfide oxidoreductase family protein — protein MAESDAEATLVYDDDCGFCTWWAEYFDDRTNDIRIVGFSDLTPELREQLPEHYEACSHLVTDEGVYSCGASIEETLARVEGGGVRDVIDFVRNFEDYGRLRETGYRWVADNRDLWGRLVSKTPPARRESESESNDER, from the coding sequence ATGGCCGAATCCGATGCCGAAGCAACGCTCGTCTACGACGACGACTGCGGCTTCTGTACGTGGTGGGCCGAGTACTTCGACGACCGAACGAACGACATCCGTATCGTCGGCTTCAGCGACCTCACGCCCGAACTGCGCGAGCAACTGCCCGAACACTACGAGGCGTGTTCGCACCTGGTGACCGACGAGGGCGTCTACTCCTGTGGCGCCTCGATCGAGGAGACGCTCGCCCGCGTCGAAGGCGGCGGCGTCCGCGACGTAATCGATTTCGTCCGCAACTTCGAGGATTACGGCCGTCTCCGCGAGACCGGCTACCGCTGGGTCGCGGACAACCGCGATCTGTGGGGCCGTCTCGTCTCGAAGACGCCGCCGGCGAGGCGGGAGTCGGAGTCCGAATCGAACGACGAGCGGTGA
- a CDS encoding HNH endonuclease, which yields MGGGKRTIAVRFFGGAGNYTDVLERFCKFVLAESPSEAAAIDWLESNTRATSDDGIRRRLTFLEGIELLEIERDPDRVRLTQRGMAWLSETDPAVLYELLAEHVRGFDTLLEELLDGPETDAELGDAIESEHAEVDWNDSSGPAQHRGWLQSLGYVDRSDGLNSLTDAGRELARRRTADAPDLERGEFYTQSELEAALGTNFGAYIKGINPRTDENGDLEFIVVKAREDGPYGDDLADERFTYIGEGLPEKGDQRPTAANNALVEQADRSTVPVYFFYHPADRDELRYEGLVDVVDAEYVSRDGRMVYEFTMERLDLEHPAAFEALTESVTEDVDDDTDEPPLTDDDEEYTTVQRRVRSSAFRTEVKSAYEHRCAICGTSREAPDGTRDIEAAHIYPKRENGRDAVRNGLALCRLHHWAFDAGWLAIADDYRVLVADRPDLEGYEEFAALEDEPLQLPADEDKRPHAAFLAAHRERHGFE from the coding sequence ATGGGAGGAGGAAAACGCACCATCGCGGTTCGATTCTTCGGCGGCGCGGGGAACTACACCGACGTCCTCGAGCGCTTCTGCAAATTCGTCCTCGCGGAATCCCCGTCCGAAGCGGCGGCGATCGACTGGCTCGAATCGAACACACGGGCGACCAGCGACGACGGGATTCGGCGCCGACTCACGTTTCTCGAGGGCATCGAACTGCTCGAGATCGAGCGCGACCCCGACCGCGTTCGACTCACCCAGCGCGGCATGGCGTGGCTCTCCGAGACTGATCCCGCGGTGCTCTACGAACTCCTCGCGGAGCACGTTCGCGGGTTCGACACGCTTCTCGAGGAACTCCTCGACGGCCCGGAGACGGACGCCGAGTTGGGTGACGCGATCGAATCCGAGCACGCCGAGGTCGACTGGAACGATTCCTCCGGCCCCGCACAACACCGCGGCTGGCTGCAGAGCCTCGGCTACGTCGACCGATCCGACGGCCTGAACTCGCTCACCGACGCCGGGCGAGAACTGGCCCGCCGTCGTACGGCCGACGCTCCCGATCTCGAGCGCGGCGAGTTCTACACGCAGTCCGAACTCGAGGCGGCGCTCGGTACGAACTTCGGCGCGTACATCAAGGGAATCAACCCCCGAACGGACGAGAACGGCGACCTCGAATTCATCGTCGTCAAAGCCCGCGAAGATGGGCCGTACGGCGACGACCTCGCCGACGAGCGGTTCACCTACATCGGTGAGGGACTGCCCGAAAAGGGCGACCAGCGCCCGACGGCCGCGAACAACGCGCTCGTCGAGCAAGCCGATCGATCGACCGTCCCCGTCTACTTCTTCTACCACCCCGCGGACCGCGACGAACTCCGATACGAGGGCCTGGTCGACGTCGTCGACGCCGAGTACGTCTCTCGAGACGGCCGCATGGTATACGAGTTCACGATGGAACGGCTCGACCTCGAGCACCCGGCAGCGTTCGAGGCGCTTACGGAATCGGTCACCGAAGACGTGGACGACGATACCGATGAACCGCCGCTGACTGACGACGACGAGGAGTATACGACCGTTCAACGGCGCGTCCGCTCGAGCGCCTTCCGAACTGAAGTCAAATCAGCGTACGAGCACCGCTGTGCGATCTGCGGCACCTCGCGAGAGGCACCGGACGGCACGCGCGATATCGAGGCCGCGCACATCTACCCGAAGCGCGAGAACGGCCGCGACGCCGTCCGGAACGGACTCGCCCTCTGTCGGCTCCACCACTGGGCGTTCGACGCCGGCTGGCTGGCGATTGCGGACGACTACCGCGTACTGGTCGCCGACCGGCCGGACCTCGAGGGCTACGAGGAGTTCGCCGCGCTCGAGGACGAGCCGCTGCAACTCCCCGCCGACGAGGATAAACGCCCGCACGCAGCATTCCTCGCTGCACACCGAGAACGACACGGATTCGAGTAG
- a CDS encoding orc1/cdc6 family replication initiation protein, whose protein sequence is MPRFERKQNIFRNKDALGESYQPERIEERDEEIEAYMDALQPIIDGWEPNNIFLYGNTGVGKTAVTEYLLDVLQEDVTEYDDVDLSVLSVNCKTLNSSYQVAIELVNTLRPDGAEISTTGYPQQTVFKKLYSELEALGGTVVIVLDEIDSIGDRDELLYELPRARSNGYLEATKVGLIGISNDFKFREQLDPRVQDTLCERELQFPPYEADELTNILESRAEVAIAEDACETGVLNLCAALAARDSGSARQALDLLRLAGEVAENNDDEIIREDHVDQARSKLEQERVEEGMRELTTHGRLALLAVVSKAAKESTPCRTRELYQEYETLCESSGTDSLAQRSVHNHLSDLRMLGILSAKENRSGSRGNYYSYELDVPFSSAVDAMADVLYLDDEIETIRDIARMNGVA, encoded by the coding sequence ATGCCTCGGTTCGAGCGGAAGCAGAACATCTTCAGAAACAAGGACGCCCTGGGGGAGTCGTATCAGCCCGAACGGATCGAAGAACGGGACGAGGAGATCGAGGCCTACATGGACGCGCTCCAGCCCATCATCGACGGCTGGGAACCGAACAACATCTTTCTCTACGGGAACACCGGCGTCGGGAAGACCGCGGTCACCGAATACCTCCTCGACGTTCTGCAGGAGGACGTCACCGAGTACGACGACGTCGATCTCTCCGTTCTTAGCGTCAACTGCAAGACCCTGAACTCCTCCTACCAGGTCGCGATCGAACTCGTCAACACCCTCCGCCCCGACGGCGCCGAAATCAGTACGACGGGCTACCCCCAACAGACCGTCTTCAAGAAACTCTACAGCGAACTCGAGGCGCTCGGCGGCACGGTCGTCATCGTCTTGGACGAGATCGACTCGATCGGCGACCGCGACGAACTGCTCTACGAACTCCCCCGCGCCCGCTCGAACGGCTACCTCGAGGCGACGAAGGTCGGCCTCATCGGGATCAGCAACGACTTCAAGTTCCGCGAGCAGCTCGATCCGCGGGTGCAGGACACCCTCTGCGAGCGCGAACTGCAGTTTCCGCCCTACGAGGCCGACGAACTGACCAACATCCTCGAGTCTCGAGCCGAGGTCGCCATCGCCGAGGACGCCTGTGAGACCGGCGTCCTCAATCTCTGTGCCGCACTCGCGGCCCGCGACAGCGGGAGCGCACGGCAGGCGCTCGACTTGCTCCGGCTCGCGGGCGAAGTCGCGGAGAACAACGACGACGAGATCATCCGCGAGGACCACGTCGATCAGGCCCGCTCCAAACTCGAGCAGGAACGCGTCGAGGAGGGGATGCGGGAACTGACGACCCACGGTCGCCTCGCCCTGCTGGCGGTCGTCTCGAAGGCGGCCAAGGAGTCGACGCCCTGCCGGACGCGGGAACTCTATCAGGAGTACGAGACGCTCTGCGAGTCCTCCGGCACTGACTCGCTCGCCCAGCGCTCGGTGCACAACCACCTCTCGGACCTCCGGATGCTCGGCATCCTCTCCGCGAAGGAAAATCGCAGCGGCTCTCGGGGCAACTACTACAGCTACGAACTCGACGTTCCCTTCTCGAGCGCCGTGGACGCGATGGCGGACGTGCTCTACCTCGACGACGAGATCGAGACGATTCGCGACATCGCCCGGATGAACGGGGTCGCCTGA